One Halovivax ruber XH-70 genomic region harbors:
- a CDS encoding VirB4 family type IV secretion system protein, with protein sequence MSTNTDDGEYSARRIHRTLGGTTAFFHGYSIDELLLFLGVAFFTLVGAAVVPAALTIPVVGFGLMLGLVLAILHKVKPSYLWLTEWLVARLGWAVKNKEYTHGPDNSEVRYLTRVGRVYPHAIERTDGALVGAVKVEPANMALEDEEAWARAVQSLSEFVNATVDFPVKFYITSREVDQDETVRDHQHRLGDADIRSRPVLQRLLEEYVARNTNANGDVDSERTTIREFYIITAVGDSDVEHLDETGDSVLAFLADLRVVGRLFSRFQSDGLSDGERERLKEEKLESRLSQLRRGGASLYRCSVGTVDAYELVRVTKEYWTGQTETYGDITEAIGTFPVVAHGLSEQVPSNPHPDAVVDAIDEAASRKRPHNADRESDEESEWTFPLEEFDDDEGRESSDAEPSTEPEDRLDDPATMHQSVIAPSTVDWETTYAVINDETYVRTFWIEQFPEEPPNGMFERLLLETDLQTDISIHLDPFDNHSAEDMMAAWISDLKVNQHDSNSLQSEDLQEDIDRAKVMRSLVRANKASFYRGGVFIRLSAESKQELDNKTTRLRSIVKDAPANSTLKVASRWQEKGLATVSPLGQNELGRDRMSTMTNQAVGAMFPFSSNYMMMDEGVEYGYHGHNGSPVRIDPWELETGHSELVVGMPGAGKTFGAIMRMLRMMKRRQDTMLVMIDPVGGFKGIADALNAKTITVGGDTRLNPLEIRETPEEILESDDGASPLSAKKDEVLAVLENFLTAREIDLGTETGVLSYVIDEAYRQAGVVEDDVSTHTPKNSPTMADVHQVLADIAENPDEHNIAESESARERAAQYADELAIAFQPFREGGAYENLSEPSEVDILEGNDKVVYIDLGQIEGTASGIDRQTFLMQLLLSTVYQQAKKTDKNVEVAIDEAHYLFEDQANLDFLETAFRHQRHAGLRMVLLSQTAQEFYETDQAEKIIGMCPIKVFHKLPDLDDETADKVGLTREQRQYVRSADAGKEELGYSQSLVRVEEHGTYPLHVVADDFEKRVIDYSPDDQAIIERAINSDPEEIVDFEEFLEGEAERNALRNRFGVSESVLEQVEAYADGEEDANPKSGTESEPAEEHEEPLARPDGGETSD encoded by the coding sequence ATGAGTACGAACACGGACGACGGCGAGTACAGCGCGCGGCGAATACACCGGACACTCGGCGGGACGACCGCGTTCTTCCACGGCTATTCGATCGACGAACTGTTGCTTTTCCTCGGAGTGGCGTTCTTCACACTGGTGGGCGCCGCAGTCGTTCCAGCTGCGCTCACGATTCCGGTCGTCGGCTTCGGATTGATGCTCGGTCTGGTGCTTGCTATCCTCCACAAAGTGAAACCCTCGTACCTGTGGCTCACCGAGTGGCTGGTCGCTCGGCTCGGCTGGGCGGTCAAGAACAAGGAGTACACGCACGGACCGGACAATAGCGAAGTCCGGTACCTGACCCGTGTCGGACGGGTCTACCCACACGCTATCGAGCGGACTGATGGTGCCCTCGTCGGCGCGGTGAAGGTCGAACCGGCGAACATGGCCCTGGAGGACGAGGAGGCGTGGGCGCGGGCCGTCCAGTCGCTCTCCGAGTTCGTCAACGCAACCGTCGATTTCCCGGTCAAGTTCTACATCACCAGCCGCGAAGTCGATCAGGACGAGACCGTTCGCGACCACCAGCACCGACTCGGTGACGCCGACATCCGTTCGCGACCGGTCCTTCAGCGATTGCTGGAAGAGTACGTCGCCCGGAACACGAACGCGAACGGCGACGTCGACTCCGAACGGACCACCATCCGGGAGTTCTACATCATCACGGCTGTCGGGGATAGTGACGTCGAGCATCTCGACGAAACCGGTGATAGCGTGCTGGCGTTCTTGGCCGATCTTCGAGTCGTTGGCCGCCTATTCAGTCGATTCCAGTCGGACGGACTCTCCGACGGAGAACGGGAGCGACTCAAGGAGGAGAAACTCGAATCGCGTCTGTCGCAGCTCCGACGTGGTGGTGCGTCCCTCTACCGGTGTTCTGTCGGCACCGTCGACGCCTACGAGCTGGTTCGCGTCACCAAGGAGTACTGGACCGGACAGACGGAGACGTACGGCGACATCACCGAGGCGATCGGAACGTTCCCGGTCGTCGCACATGGGTTAAGCGAGCAGGTTCCATCGAATCCGCATCCGGACGCCGTCGTCGACGCGATCGACGAGGCGGCGAGTCGAAAGCGACCTCACAATGCCGATCGGGAATCCGATGAAGAATCAGAGTGGACGTTCCCACTCGAAGAGTTCGACGATGACGAGGGCCGGGAGTCGTCGGACGCCGAGCCATCCACCGAACCCGAGGATCGGCTCGACGACCCCGCGACGATGCACCAGTCGGTCATCGCCCCGTCGACGGTCGACTGGGAGACGACCTACGCCGTCATCAACGACGAGACGTACGTGCGGACGTTCTGGATCGAGCAGTTCCCGGAGGAGCCGCCCAACGGCATGTTCGAACGGTTGCTGTTAGAGACGGATCTGCAGACGGACATCAGCATCCATCTCGATCCGTTCGACAACCACTCGGCAGAGGACATGATGGCCGCGTGGATCTCCGATCTGAAGGTCAATCAGCACGACTCGAATAGTCTCCAGTCGGAGGACCTCCAGGAGGACATCGACCGGGCGAAGGTCATGCGGTCGCTTGTCCGCGCCAACAAGGCCTCGTTCTACCGAGGTGGGGTCTTCATCCGACTCTCCGCCGAGAGCAAGCAGGAGCTCGACAACAAGACGACGCGTCTCCGCTCGATCGTCAAGGACGCCCCCGCGAACAGCACCCTCAAGGTAGCCAGTCGCTGGCAGGAGAAGGGACTCGCGACCGTCTCACCACTCGGACAGAACGAACTCGGTCGTGACCGAATGTCGACGATGACGAACCAGGCGGTCGGCGCCATGTTCCCGTTCTCGTCGAACTACATGATGATGGACGAGGGCGTCGAGTACGGATATCACGGCCACAACGGATCGCCAGTACGTATCGATCCGTGGGAGCTGGAGACCGGTCACAGTGAACTCGTCGTCGGGATGCCCGGCGCCGGGAAGACGTTCGGCGCCATCATGCGGATGCTCCGGATGATGAAACGCCGGCAGGACACGATGCTCGTGATGATCGATCCCGTCGGTGGCTTCAAAGGGATCGCAGATGCCCTAAACGCGAAGACGATCACTGTCGGTGGCGACACGCGCCTGAACCCGCTCGAGATCCGTGAGACGCCCGAGGAAATCCTCGAATCCGACGACGGAGCCTCACCACTCTCGGCGAAGAAAGACGAGGTGCTGGCCGTTCTGGAGAACTTCCTGACCGCCCGGGAGATCGACCTCGGGACCGAGACCGGTGTGCTGTCGTACGTGATCGACGAGGCGTACCGGCAGGCGGGTGTCGTCGAAGACGACGTCAGTACGCACACGCCGAAGAACTCGCCAACGATGGCGGACGTCCACCAGGTTCTCGCCGATATCGCCGAGAACCCCGACGAGCACAACATCGCCGAATCCGAATCCGCTCGCGAACGCGCGGCACAGTACGCTGACGAGCTCGCGATTGCCTTCCAGCCCTTCCGTGAGGGCGGCGCGTACGAAAACCTCTCGGAACCTTCGGAAGTCGACATCCTGGAGGGCAACGACAAGGTCGTTTACATCGACCTCGGTCAGATCGAGGGGACCGCGTCGGGGATCGATCGCCAGACGTTCCTGATGCAACTGCTCCTGTCGACGGTCTACCAGCAGGCGAAGAAGACGGACAAGAACGTGGAGGTCGCGATCGACGAGGCCCACTACCTCTTCGAGGATCAGGCGAATCTCGACTTCCTCGAGACGGCGTTCCGTCACCAGCGCCACGCTGGCCTGCGGATGGTGTTACTCTCCCAGACCGCACAGGAGTTCTACGAGACCGACCAGGCCGAGAAGATCATCGGGATGTGCCCGATCAAGGTGTTCCACAAGCTGCCCGATCTGGACGACGAGACGGCCGACAAAGTCGGCCTCACTCGCGAACAGCGCCAGTACGTCAGGAGTGCAGACGCCGGGAAGGAGGAACTCGGCTACTCGCAATCGCTCGTTCGCGTCGAAGAACACGGAACCTACCCGCTCCACGTCGTCGCCGACGACTTCGAGAAGCGGGTGATCGATTATTCGCCCGACGATCAGGCCATCATCGAGCGAGCGATCAACAGCGACCCCGAGGAGATCGTCGACTTCGAGGAGTTCCTCGAAGGGGAGGCCGAGCGGAACGCACTCCGGAACCGGTTCGGTGTGAGTGAATCGGTCCTCGAACAGGTGGAAGCGTACGCCGATGGGGAGGAGGACGCCAACCCGAAGTCAGGAACCGAATCAGAACCGGCTGAGGAACACGAAGAACCGCTCGCCCGCCCGGATGGCGGCGAAACGAGCGACTAA